From Gossypium raimondii isolate GPD5lz chromosome 11, ASM2569854v1, whole genome shotgun sequence:
TTCCCATTTGCAATCAGAAGTTACATTTCTACTAGATTTAAgaatatatgttctttttttgtaatttatcatAGGGTTAATGCACTATTTGCCTTTCAAAGTAGCATCCAATTATCATTTTGGTATCTAAAGAATTTTTTGTATCAGTTTGgtatttgaagttttaaatcAGGTATTACTTTATTCACTCGTTAACTCCGTTTAAAAAACAAGATACGAAAAAAGATGCAAGTTTGAACAGATAATTAAAGATTTGCATACAATCACTTGTTAATGCAGTTTGGAAACAATTTTATTCTACAGTCTTGCTCAATGATGGTTTTATTCCAGTCTTACAAAAGTTTAATTTCtcacaaataaaacataacaatagagtgcaaaaatacaaataaaaaatcagcACAACACTCCTCCAATTGATTCATCTTCTCCATGTGTgttgtctatttataggtttaatagaataatttatttgatcaggATAGTTGAAgataaacttttctttaataatgtatttttctaataaatccgttagcctttttaaaaaaaattagaaggtTATATAGTTTTGTGGAAATTATAAGGGGTCTCATTGGTTTGAGCCAAATTAATCCAATAACCCATTTACGATTACAAGCCATATCGGGTTTGCAAGCCTGAGGGCTacatttacaaacttactattTGAGACGAAAAGGGAGTCCTTTTGATCAAAACCCCAATCTTGAATGTACAAAATTCGTAAGTGTTTTGGGCTTTTAAGCTTTCCATTCCTCCTAATTTATTCCTCTTCTTGGTTGCCTTGCCTGCGCCTAGTTATCGCCATTTCTGCTTCTTTCCAGGCTCCACTCAAGGCTTCAATTTATTTCAAAGGAAATCCATATTCATTACAGGTCAACTAAACCTTCAATTTACAAGCCATATGTAAtcatgtttcctttttttttttaattttgggtctCTGCAAGATTTGTTCTTTTTGGGGTTTTGAATTCTTTTTATTGTTATGTTTAGTTAATCCTTGAATTTATGTTGTTTAGAGATGGTGAATTTAACAGAAGTAATATAGTTGATGTCAGTATTCATGTCTGTGGAAGAAATGATTAGAAGAGTTAATTATAACAAGAGAAATGGAAATAAGGTACAATTCACTGCGTTAAAAACAGTACCTTTTCATTGAACAAAACTCCACCAGTAGGGTTATCTTTGTCGATAGATTTATGGATGAATGCCTTCAAGTCTGGACTGTTTTCTATCTCAAGAATCTTTAAGGCTGGGAAGTCAACAGTATAATCTTCATGGAAAAATCCAATGAGTTTCTGAAGATCTTTCAATTTGAGGGAGTTCAATCGAGGGAAGCAAATTAATCCTCTGTTTTAGAATgcttcttcgatctgcttctcCATTGATATTATCTCCTGCATGCATTTGCATTCACTTACTTCCAAGCATTTGAGCTGCTGCAAATATTTAATCATGGAGTCGGATACCACATGCTTTATGTTGATGCAACCCTCAATGATCAAGCTTGTCAAATTTTGAGTTGAGCAAAATGCTTGGGGAAGCCATATTCTTTCAATGCCAATTGAGGATAGTTTCAACTTCTCTAGCTTAGGAAACAATATCTGCACAGCATACTTATTTACTTACCAAATCTAATCTTATTGagtgaaaattcaaaaaagagctccttaatatgatattttcattagctccaaaaatactcaaaatattataaaatttgtaatagttCATATAATTGAGTTTAAACAAAACATTatgaaattgtaataatttGTCTAAATGGATAATGTcttgtgtaattgaataatattttgcataattataataacacaaaatattacataaattgtaataatttgtGTAATTGAGTATTGTTTTGCATGATTGAGTAATTTCTGTAATTATAGTAGTGTGTTGTGTAATTAGAGTTGAAGAaaggtttattttaaaaagctCACCCTAGAATTCCTTCTtattaagtttgaaatttttcaaatgcTATAAAAGGAGaccaaatattgtttttaatttttatgattgtaaGTTTCCATATAACATATACAAGaaattatctatatatatatgtgagtaTTAATTGTCATTCAATATAGACAAAAGCTGAATTTGTAAGAAGGAAAGCATTACATGATACTctgttattttttctttgtgGGGGGTATAAACTCATTGTGTTctattcatcttttctttttctggttGACTATTTTCCTATACGTTATATAAAAACCTTAACTGAATTTAACAAAGTTGGAAAGTGGATCAAAATGCATGCACttgaagaaggaaaaaatattgaataccTTTTGGTTGAAAAGGGCAGTTTCTGGTGGAGATATGAAAGTCGAACGTTGTTGCTTTAGCAAAAGCTAATGAGGTTTAGCAAAAGTTAATGAGGTTGAAGAAATTCAATTTTGCTAACAACATTATTACCTTTAATGATATATTGGATCACCGCGCCATTTTGGATATGCAGATTCTTCAACTGCTGAAAATAATTCCCAACTTCTGATAAATCTAACAAAATCTCCACACATTTCACTTCatctatatatacattttcagctttcttaaataaaactttgacTCCATTATTAAGAAAGCTAATGCTTGTCTGTAGGTTAAGCTTTAGTGTTCTGGCGTATTCACGAACCCAACCCCAGTTCCAATCCCAATGCGATTCTTCTCCgatgaaaataattaatctttGCAACTTTCCAAAGGAGAAGTCTTTGGGGATAATTTGGCATTAGCAATATGATTAATAGGGATATATTAGAATGTAGAGAAAGCCATGGTAGAaaggatttctttttctttttctttttctggttGTGTAAAAAGGTTCTTTTATACTTGAGAATAAACAAATGACTATTGCTGTTAGAAAAACGTAGTAATAAACTATGTTGTTTTTGTTATAATTGTTTCCACGAATTGCCTTTGGGaaattaatattgtttaaatattcATTTGGCTTCATAATGTTGAGCTTTGATTCTGTTTGCCTACCAAACCAGCTATGGTCAACATGGTATATTTGCATTCTTTTTGAATgtaatcatatttttttatcccCCTTACCTTTGTGCTTTGTGATGTGCAAACGGAGTGAATTCATGTTTGTGTTTATATGCATAAGTTGATTAACTTCTATCCATGATAGCATACGATAAGATTCATGATTTGCTTCTGTTGAATTAATAAACTCTAGACTCGTACTTTTTATCTAATCAAACcatcttcattttccttttttcccttCATTTTCACAGTTCAAAAATGGCTTCCCTCCTTAAGGCCTCTTCCAACGTACTTCGGTTTGAGAAGCTACCTTTCTTGTCCAGAAGCAAGACAAGACAAGGTGTTGTTccaaagaaaataacatttcGTTTGGTTCCTATCGCATTATCCTTGTCTACGTCGATTGGAACTGTTGAACATGACCTGAGATCTAATTCTCCAAACATTACCATCCCAATCATGGTACccgtttttcttttctctgttaaaaggagaaaaaaaaaagttgaaattttcaGTTGGATTTATCTCTATGTGGTGTATGTTGCCACTGTGTTTGGTCATAAGTGAGTAAAGCTTTAAATCGATCAATGGCAAAGGAAGAGTCTTTTTCTATATGggcattttgattttgtgtgtATTTTACCAACAGAACTTACTTTTAACATCTTTGTCACACGGATTTGGGGTTTGGTGACTTGACATGTAGATAGATAGCAACTTTGGGGGTGGACAAGATTAGATCATCTACTTTGCTTAGCTGTGTTAATATGAGCATTTGCTATGGGGAATGGACTGGGGATTACCGAAAGCTATTTCAGTTTGTTCTGGCTATTCTAATAGCTATTTTTTTGGATTCTGATTATTATGAGTGAAAGAATTTCTCCTTAAGAGTAGGATTTAACCAAACATAACTAAAATGCCATATTAATTGGCGGTGAGTATTATTGTAAGTATGTATTATGGTTTGATCCCACATATATTATCAACCTTTTCATCTATGATAATTGTCATTTATTGTTTCTATGTCTTTACTTTCTCAGCTTGGTTGCTCTTCTGAATTTTACCTTGTTCCTCTTGCTAAATGGTATGAGAAGATAGGTTAACAGATAACATTGTTTAACATTCACCCCATTGCCTGCTGTTTCTTTTCCTGCTGCAGGTAAATGGTTGTACCGGAAAAATGGGAAAGTCTGTTATCCAAGCAGCAGATTCTGCTGGCCTTTACGTTGTTCCTGTGTCTTTTGATGCAGAGAAGAAGTCTGGACAGACTGTTGAAGTGTGCGGGAAAAAGATTCTTGTGCATGGTCCGTCTGATAGAGAAAGCATCCTTGCTTCTGTCTTTCAGGAGTATCCAAACCTGATCATGGTAGACTACACCGTGCCTGCCACAATTAATGGTAATCTATTCAGGAACATGCATTTAaaactaaatcatatttcatatttgatGAAAAAGGAACTAAAATGAACTTGAGTGAGAAGCATTTCGATAGTGTGTGGAATAATGTCTCCaaaatttgaagcgatattttgTGGTGATATTCTATACTATGATTGAATTACTTTCTTCTCAGCTTATCATTAAAAAAGTTACGacttgttaaataaatttatgcatGCTATTCAAGTCCGATGTTATGATTTGATCTCTCTATTAATTAcctttttaaattgtttatggtATTGGGGTGTTTGATAAATATAGATAATGCTGAGCTCTATGGCAAAGTTGGAGTACCTTTTGTTATGGGCACCACTGGTGGAGACAGGGATCAACTCTATAAGACTGTTGAAGAGTCAAAGGTTTATGCTGTGATCTCGCCACAAATGGGGAAACAGGTCATCTAACCTTTAGTCAGTTGAAATACTATTTTAACTATTGGAATTATAGATTTCCTTTTTTGGTTGCTTAATACTGATGGTTTTTTTAGGTTGTTGCATTTCTTGCAGCGATGGAGATCATGGCTGAGCAGTTTCCTGGAGCCTTCTCTGGATATTCCCTACAGGTACTTCTTTAAATAAGGTTATTTGTTTTGAAAGTGCTTGAAAAAACAATATTTCAAATTAGGCTGATTAGGTGTAACCAATAATGTTATAACTTGTAAACAATTGAGGCTGCAAAATACAACTGTTTGAAGCAATATCAAGAAGCTGGTTTGATACATTGTGAAGAAATAGCATGACTTGGAGCAGTTAGCTTTTGGATCTTACATTTGTGGATGGATTTATCCATTAGTGTTTACATACCATATGGAATTTGTTTGTAACAAGTTTTCTTGGGCTTGTGTTTACAGTTGCTTTTCTTGGTCTTCGGATATGATAGTCCTTAGGGATGCCTCcttttcttaaatattatttataataagttTACTTAGGCACCATCTTTAGTGTTTTGTCATATTGGTTGCATATTGCTAATCTTCATTAATCTTGATTAGGTGATGGAGTCCCATCAAGCAGGCAAATTGGACACTTCTGGTACTGCTAAGGCTATTATTTCTTGCTTTCAGAAATTGGGGGTGTCATTTGACATGGATCAGGTGTGTGGCTCTCACATATTCTTAATTGTAATTGAAAGAGAAATCAAGTTCTTTTATCTTATAGGTTAGGGGCTGGGGACGGGGGTAGGAGAAGGTTGGGAGATTTTGACCCTTGGGAATGACGTAAATTCCTTTATTATATGGTTCTTTCAAGGTTTTGGACTTCTAACTTgtccccttttcttttttcagatACAGATGCTCCGGGATCCCAAGCAGCAGATTGAGATGGTGGGAGTACCAGAAGAACATCTGTCTGGTCATGCCTTTCATTTGTATCATCTAACATCACCTGATCAAACGTATTGACTTAACTTTTTCACCTGTACCTTACATCTTGTTCAACATGTAACTATCAAATGACCTTTTATCTCCGATTGAAAATTCTTCTGCAGAGTGTCGTTTGAGTTTCAGCATAATGTTTGCGGCAGATCGATATACGCGGAGGGAACTGTTGATGCTATACTTTTCCTTGCTAAGAAGGTGATGTTATTTATGTTTCTCTTGCCAGTTTGAATCTATCCTAGTGTTTCACCGAATGTTTTTACTGTTACTGCCTTCGATTTCTGTGAACTTAAAGTTTGTGGCACTAgtctatatttaaatttcagaGAAATTGAGCATGCAGTTTGGTTAAGTTAACAATATCCTGTTGTATTTACTGCTTAAGGGTAGGGAGAGTAGCACTTAGGGATCATAATGTTGATTATAACAAATGTCATGGCGAGACTAGGGTGTTGGTTTAGTTTTATGTTTATATCAGTGTGTTTGATTGTGGATATTGTTCAAGTGCAGGTTAAGTCGAATGCAGACAAGcgtatatataatatgattgaCGTATTGCGAGAAGGTAACATGCGATAAAAGATGTTTCTTGTGCATTTGTTGTTGGAGTGTATTATTTCACAGCTCAAGATATCTAGAGGACTTAAAggcaattttgattttaatggtATGAGCCATTGCTGTTCTTTGTTCGGTAAATATTATTGTAGCTTTCAGGTTCACTGATTCAGTCGAGTAGtcatattattcaattaaataataagtatagtaattagttaattaaaatatgattttttaaagataaattttaataaaataaaataaaataaacttgattattttattaattttaaaatttattctttttaacgTGTTCGAATGACTAGTTTTCAATATCAATCTAATTATTTGAACAAGTTACAAGATTTCACGATAACTTTAAATGATTTGTAAGATTTAAAtccaacaaaatatataaataatattggAAAGGTGCGTAGACTGATTCTTTTGTTGAAATTAGGAACTAACTTATTCAAGAAAAAATTACCCCCTTGGAACAGCAATGTTAAGTGGGGGGAAAGAACTGTCTGGCAAAACAGCATAGAACAAGCATACAGTCTGTATTTTTTTAGTCATAATTATGTTTACGTGATTATGAGTAAAAAAGAATTGATATGttgaaaatttatgattatCGTAGAATATGCATACAGTATTGCAGCAATTGGTAATTTGTCAACACTATATATGGGTTGGGAACTTTAGCACTGATTTTTGGAAAACCAGGGGAAGTCATTACTCCGTTTTGGACTTTGAATGAATGGGATTAGCCACATTTTGCAGCTAGCATGGGGTCTTCTCTTTTAGCCTATTTTTTAATCCCAGCAGTTTTTTCTTGTTCAAGCAACCtgtttttagttcaattttccAGAAAGAAGATGAAAGCTAGCATATCTTGAGTAGGGATTCTTACATGGTTCTTGGAGCCATCCAAGTTACTCCAGATGTTAATGGAGGTTCCATGGAAAAATTTTCTGGACGAGCTCTTTACAAGAAACCATTTCGGCTTTGGAAAGGCAACCACACCACCATTGCTTCTTTCAATATGAGTTCGTCCTCAATATCCTCAACCAAACCTCTCGTGGTGGCGAAGGCATTGCCTTTTTAATAAACGACAACTCCAGCCTACCGGACAACAGCCAAGGATGGTGGCTGGGGATGGTAAATGCGAACACAAATGGTTCTTCTCAAGCCAGTGTGGCGGTGGAATTTGACACCAGGAAGAGTGATGAGCAAGACATGGAGGGCAACCATATTGGGTTAAATATAAACAGAATCCAGTCGACCAAGCAAGTTTCTTTAAGCAACTACGATGTTTACATTTCAGCCGGAGGTCAGGATTTAAGGGTGCATCTGTGTTATGACGGCTGAAACGTGTCAGTTTTCATTGGGGACAACCAGACACTTATGCTTTTCTTAGCCTGTAGATCTCTCTACTTATCTTCCGCAGAAGATTTTCATGGGATTCTTTGGTTCAACAAGCAATGAAACTGAGCTCAACTGTGTGAAATCGTGGGCGTTTTCTGATACTGATATAGGAGGAAATGGCAATCAACTGTGGGTTTGGATCATGGTTCCAGTGGCAAGTGTGGGTATATTAGTTGGGGCTGCCGTTTGCTTGTGCTTGAGGAGGGTATACAAAGAGGAAAGGTTTAGTGGATCAAGGTGCTCAACTTCAAGGGAACATAGAACATGAGATTAAATGGtagcaattaaatttattaagataggttttgttatttttaaaatttgatgcgGCAAATATACTATGGCATGTGTAATGTTATGTTAGCTTACTATTTCTACATGTTACTATAAAAAATCAGTTAATAGATTTAACTATTAACGTTtgcattaagactaaaattctaaaaatataatgattaaaaatgaTCAAGAGAATATAGACTAAATCTAACTTTATgtataatacaaaattaatagcaaaattaCTACCATTTGGTCTCCAAAAATGGTAGTGTTTCCTCCTTTTCTACCACATTCATTTTTTGCAATTGTACCGGGATACTTCCATGGCCATGGAATAGTCTTTGTAATCTCGCCTAACAAAGGAATTCCTGGAGCTCATCCCGTCCAGCATCTTGGtcttttcaatgaaacaaataaCAGTGACAGCTAAAAGAGTTAAGGATAACAATTCTGCAAACGGTTCAAAGAAAATTGACGAGACAAAGCATGAAAATGATTATGATACCAAACTTAGTGAGCTAAAAGGTGCATTATCTTCTGAAGGGGGCAATACAGATAAGCTTGCAATTCGGTTTCAAGAAGGCAGAGCTGCTGAAGGTGATGGACCTGTAAATGGGTTACCAAAGGTTGACCGTGGGGAATCAGTTCAGAGTCGCACGGGAGCTAAAAGAAGGAAGTCTGGTTCTGTTGAGAGGTTTAAACAGGATCCAGCCTCTTCCGGACCTAATTTGACTCAAAATGCTACAAATGTCGATGTTGGCTATGCAATTACAGATGCAGGATGGAAATCGTAAATCTTGGTTTAGCAGCAGACAGTTCGAGTCATAGGTCCCCCATTGATAATTCTTTAAGTGTACCTGTCAATCTGTCATAACCAAGATCCTCAAGCCTGTAGATTTTCGGCTTCCGTTTTAGCCAACACTCAAGATGTGTCAGTAACCTTCTTGGCAATCAGGTTTGTTACAAACTCTATTTCAATCACCTTTGAACCGAATGAATCTTGCAACTATATTTTGAGCATTGCTATgaattttcattctctttttttctaTAAGAAGTAAATGGAATGCAATTAGCTTGCAAAAATGTATGATTGCTTGCCTTTGTACCTTAATTGGCTGACGTATCTTGTCTTGAAATCATATCCATGCAGTGCTTAGTACCTTTTAGTCTGAAACTTCTAGCCTTCAACATATACGCCCATTCAGATcctaatcaatttaattactctaaaaaatttctaaagtttTAGTTCAGCTGACTTCAAAATAATTTGCTTTGCCATTGGTGTGTGGTGTTATTGGATTGAAGTTTGGTTCTTGCTTGCGTAAGATATCAACTTATCATGTTGCGATGTATTAACACTTAATGTACTTTCATCATTCATGTCGCTCTTTAGAGTTTCGGTTGTTGTTGGGGCATTTTATGTACTCTTTTCTGTTGTGACTATCATGTTTGCACATGTATTTGGATATAGTTTCTTAGAAATCATCATGTTTTTCTTTAGTTCTTGATTTGGGAGAATGTCCTACACTTCATAAGCACTATGTGCTGATTATGTATGACCTGATTTAGACATTTCTTTTTGGCTTTCAGGATATTCTTTTTACCTTCAAATAACAGTTTGTTTCATTCCCGAGGATTTTATTTACGAGAAATTGATGATGCTACCACTTGTGGCCCCTAACATAGCAAGTAATTTTAGGACGTGAACTTCTAgaatgctaaaatttttagcttgcTGATCTTAGATGTGATTCTGTTGTTGGAGTCTCTGAGAGTCCTCAAATGCTACACTTTCTTGAAGTTCATGTTGTCGATGATAAATTTTGTTTGTCATATTTTGACAGGTCCGATGGAAAAGAGGTTATGGTGGACAACCAATATCTTAAAGCTAACAATCCACTACTGGTAATGGATCATTTTCTTGCCTGATCTTTTCCTTCATTAAATTGACTCAAAGAGCTGACAATTCTTGCActtcttttgtgttttttttcttccattgcAGTTAATCAGCTTCTATGAGCAACAT
This genomic window contains:
- the LOC105761505 gene encoding 4-hydroxy-tetrahydrodipicolinate reductase 2, chloroplastic isoform X3 — translated: MYKIRSTQGFNLFQRKSIFITVQKWLPSLRPLPTYFGLRSYLSCPEARQDKVNGCTGKMGKSVIQAADSAGLYVVPVSFDAEKKSGQTVEVCGKKILVHGPSDRESILASVFQEYPNLIMVDYTVPATINDNAELYGKVGVPFVMGTTGGDRDQLYKTVEESKVYAVISPQMGKQVVAFLAAMEIMAEQFPGAFSGYSLQVMESHQAGKLDTSGTAKAIISCFQKLGVSFDMDQIQMLRDPKQQIEMVGVPEEHLSGHAFHLYHLTSPDQTVSFEFQHNVCGRSIYAEGTVDAILFLAKKVKSNADKRIYNMIDVLREGNMR
- the LOC105761505 gene encoding 4-hydroxy-tetrahydrodipicolinate reductase 2, chloroplastic isoform X2, whose amino-acid sequence is MYKIRKCFGLLSFPFLLIYSSSWLPCLRLVIAISASFQAPLKASIYFKGNPYSLQVNGCTGKMGKSVIQAADSAGLYVVPVSFDAEKKSGQTVEVCGKKILVHGPSDRESILASVFQEYPNLIMVDYTVPATINDNAELYGKVGVPFVMGTTGGDRDQLYKTVEESKVYAVISPQMGKQVVAFLAAMEIMAEQFPGAFSGYSLQVMESHQAGKLDTSGTAKAIISCFQKLGVSFDMDQIQMLRDPKQQIEMVGVPEEHLSGHAFHLYHLTSPDQTVSFEFQHNVCGRSIYAEGTVDAILFLAKKVKSNADKRIYNMIDVLREGNMR
- the LOC105761505 gene encoding 4-hydroxy-tetrahydrodipicolinate reductase 2, chloroplastic isoform X1 encodes the protein MASLLKASSNVLRFEKLPFLSRSKTRQGVVPKKITFRLVPIALSLSTSIGTVEHDLRSNSPNITIPIMVNGCTGKMGKSVIQAADSAGLYVVPVSFDAEKKSGQTVEVCGKKILVHGPSDRESILASVFQEYPNLIMVDYTVPATINDNAELYGKVGVPFVMGTTGGDRDQLYKTVEESKVYAVISPQMGKQVVAFLAAMEIMAEQFPGAFSGYSLQVMESHQAGKLDTSGTAKAIISCFQKLGVSFDMDQIQMLRDPKQQIEMVGVPEEHLSGHAFHLYHLTSPDQTVSFEFQHNVCGRSIYAEGTVDAILFLAKKVKSNADKRIYNMIDVLREGNMR